The following proteins come from a genomic window of Megalobrama amblycephala isolate DHTTF-2021 linkage group LG1, ASM1881202v1, whole genome shotgun sequence:
- the LOC125249597 gene encoding LOW QUALITY PROTEIN: GTPase IMAP family member 8-like (The sequence of the model RefSeq protein was modified relative to this genomic sequence to represent the inferred CDS: deleted 1 base in 1 codon), which translates to MVLTTQAPTETNDILQKIIQKCFNRHFSLQRSSSPDDLLQTFEDIVQMNNGRHLDCEEGVKLNLVVCGRDGTLKSSISELILQQKDRRPECVRRDVQLHGRLISLVKLPALSRLSEEEMVRQTLRCVFLCDPGVHVFLLIIPDAPMTDEDKSEMEEIQRIFSSRINKHMMILIMQSSEHQTAELNDETQSVIEGFGGRHHFFGPNTQVSTLMENIEKMLEENRGEFFSTETFFDAQMKKLQTNTHFQGSTESEDEMRIVLLGKTGVGKSATGNTILGRDAFKAETSQQSVTKKCQRETSEINGRHVTVIDTPGIFDTELSNEEIQREISNCIDMILPGPHVFIIVLNLGRFTQEEETSVKIIQDTFGEKSLMYTMVLFTRGDDLKNQTIEQFLGKPGNSLMNLIEVCGNRYQVFNNNQTGDRTQVSDLLEKIDNMVTANGGSFYSCKMFREMEREKQEQQMKILMDRVREELAGKHEEEIMKIMMEEERQHRDKERKRRQEHDDKRSEREKQISDYQYLRPTKSKEKKMCSKTDDSVQVSVQYKFCY; encoded by the exons ATGGTGCTCACCACACAAGCACCAACTGAAACCAATGACATCCTACAGAAGATCATTCAGAAATGCTTCAACAGACACTTCAGTCTTCAGAGGAGCAGCTCTCCTGATGATCTTCTGCAGACGTTTGAGGACATTGTGCAAATGAATAATGGACGTCACCTGGATTGTGAAg AGGGTGTGAAGCTGAATCTGGTTGTGTGTGGTCGTGACGGGACATTAAAATCCTCCATATCAGAGCTGATCCTGCAGCAGAAAGACAGAAGACCAGAGTGTGTGAGGAGAGACGTGCAGCTTCATGGCCGTCTGATCAGTCTGGTGAAGCTTCCAGCTCTCAGTCGTCTCTCAGAGGAGGAAATGGTGCGTCAGACTCTCCGCTGTGTTTTTCTCTGTGATCCTGGAGTTCATGTTTTCCTCCTCATTATTCCTGACGCTCCAATGACTGATGAAGACAAATCAGAAATGGAGGAGATCCAAAGGATATTCAGCTCCAGAATCAACAAACACATGATGATCCTCATAATGCAGAGTTCAGAGCATCAGACAGCTGAACTCAATGATGAAACACAGTCTGTCATTGAGGGTTTTGGAGGACGACATCATTTCTTTGGTCCCAACACACAAGTGTCTACATTGATGGAGAACATTGAGAAGATGCTGGAAGAAAACAGAGGAGAGTTTTTCTCCACAGAGACATTTTTTGATGCACAGATGAAAAAACTACAGACAAACACTCATTTTCAAG GTTCAACAGAGAGTGAAGATGAAATGAGGATTGTGCTGCTGGGAAAAACTGGAGTTGGGAAAAGTGCAACAGGAAACACAATCTTAGGAAGAGATGCATTTAAAGCAGAAACATCTCAGCAATCAGTGACTAAAAAGTGTCAGAGAGAAACATCTGAAATCAATGGAAGACATGTTACTGTGATCGACACTCCAGGAATATTTGATACTGAACTGAGTAATGAGGAGATCCAGAGAGAAATCAGCAACTGCATTGACATGATTCTACCTGGACCACATGTGTTCATCATTGTGCTCAATTTAGGACGATTTACTCAAGAAGAAGAAACATCAGTGAAGATCATCCAAGATACATTTGGAGAGAAATCTTTAATGTACACCATGGTGCTCTTCACCAGAGGAGATGATCTGAAGAACCAAACCATTGAACAGTTTCTAGGAAAACCTGGAAACTCC TTGATGAATCTGATTGAAGTGTGTGGAAACAGATACCAggtgtttaataataatcagactGGAGACCGAACACAGGTGTCTGATCTACTGGAGAAGATAGACAACATGGTGACAGCGAACGGAGGGAGTTTCTACTCATGTAAGATGttcagagagatggagagagaaaaacaagaaCAACAGATGAAGATCCTGATGGACAGAGTCAGAGAAGAACTGGCAGGCAAACATGAAGAAGAGATTATGAAGATAATGATGGAGGAAGAAAGACAGCATCGtgacaaagagagaaagagaagacaAGAGCATGATGATAAAAGAAGTGAAAGGGAGAAACAGATTTCTGACTATCAATATCTGAGACCTACTAAGAGTAAAGAGAAGAAGATGTGCTCTAAAACTGATGATTCAGTACAGGTGAGTGTTCAGTACAAGttctgttattaa